One Micromonas commoda chromosome 7, complete sequence genomic window carries:
- a CDS encoding histone acetyltransferase (Histone acetyltransferase in the GNAT/MYST superfamily; predicted homolog of yeast HAT1. ChromDB ID: HAG20101), whose product MDEQQEAKRRKLEALEAKMGGAPPPQAVRPAKMPNLPAVAPTPVSSAPTAAGASEEQTRSPFVCDANDVVQFRLVRTEADMDAAEVFEPEFTHQVFRDDETVFGYRDLEIKIFMSANLFKTLVEISYAEKVKSVLNPADDIMAMLKAHLGDDVFTDRDLFIETLRKDAAAPVPGGGGVVVSTWKTTGADGVEYVDTARVFRLSDPEIYPWHARFEPMILFYIDGASAVDSEDTRWLLFAVIRTRADDADDASWSLVSFATVYEFFVYPSSTRARLSQIVVLPPHQRAGLGSKMLGAVREYCVANGFADFTVEDPTPQLQRLRDAADVRAMTNAPEVMAAVRTCAMAAAALPRHVPAGTGGTAASDEGKGVLEMPRAAAKFARDELKICAPQAARCWEALLYMTAKKAGAPDDSPAAAAFQELVIRRLKALHCSDARRDAGSKRVYNHAQGRDDREFVMCRGVAGGQAPDMEEDGDKADPAEVLADYFHDTMSNLAWLASAVKI is encoded by the coding sequence ATGGACGAGCAGCAGGAAGCCAAGCGGCGCAAGCTCGAGGCTCTCGAGGCCAAGATGGgcggcgcaccgccgccccagGCCGTCAGGCCCGCGAAGATGCCCAACCTTCCAGCCGTCGCTCCGACCCCGGTTTCttccgcgcccaccgccgcgggcgcgtccgaggaacagacgcgctcgcccttCGTGTGCGACGCCAACGACGTCGTGCAGTTCCGCCTCGTTCGCACCGAGGCCgacatggacgccgcggaggtctTCGAGCCCGAGTTCACCCACCAGGTcttccgcgacgacgagaccgtcTTCGGATACAGGGACCTCGAGATCAAGATCTTCATGTCTGCGAACCTCTTCAAGACGCTCGTGGAGATCTCCTACGCCGAGAAGGTCAAGAGCGTGCTCAATCCCGCGGACGACATCATGGCGATGCTCAAGGcacacctcggcgacgacgtcttcaCCGACCGCGATTTGTTCATCGAGACGCTCCggaaggacgccgccgcgcccgtccccgggggcggcggcgtcgtcgtgtcgACGTGGAAAACGACGGGAGCGGACGGCGTGGAGTACGtcgacaccgcgcgcgtgttcAGGCTCTCGGATCCGGAGATATACCCGTGGCACGCGCGGTTCGAGCCGATGATCCTGTTCTACATcgacggcgcctccgcggtggacagCGAGGATACCAGGTGGCTCCTCTTTGCCGTCATCAGAACCCGAGCGGatgacgcggacgacgcgtcgtggTCGCTCGTGTCCTTCGCGACGGTGTACGAGTTCTTCGTCTacccgtcctcgacgcgcgccaggCTGTCGCAGATCGTGGTGCTGCCCCCACACCAGCGCGCGGGTTTGGGAAGCAAgatgctcggcgcggtgcgcgagTACTGCGTCGCTAACGGTTTCGCCGATTTCACCGTCGAGGACCCGACGCCCCAGCTGCAGCGGCtgagggacgccgccgacgtcagGGCGatgacgaacgcgccggagGTGATGGCCGCGGTGCGGACgtgcgcgatggccgcggcggcgctgcccCGACACGTGCCAGCAGGCACCGGGGGCAcagcggcgagcgacgaagGGAAGGGCGTGCTCGAGatgccgcgagcggcggcgaagttTGCGCGGGACGAGCTCAAGATTTGCGCGCCTCAGGCGGCTCGGTGCTGGGAGGCTCTGCTGTACATGaccgccaagaaggcgggcgcgcccgatgactcccccgcggcggcggcgtttcaGGAGCTGGTCATCAGGAGGCTCAAGGCGCTGCActgcagcgacgcgaggagggacGCCGGGAGCAAGAGGGTGTACAACCACGCGCaggggcgcgacgatcgggaGTTTGTCATGTgccggggcgtcgccggcggtcaGGCGCCGGacatggaggaggacggggacaaggcggacccggcggaggtGCTGGCGGACTACTTCCACGATACCATGAGCAACCTGGCgtggctcgcgtcggcggtgaagaTCTGA
- a CDS encoding predicted protein → MKLKVVSRSGKALFPDGLEVKDSATTDDLKAAFHKIKRKYYPTRQRFTLQVPPGAPPKTRGTPLTAGKSLSKDYGLADGSTVVFKDLGPQVPYAVVFLAEYAGPMLCYLPFFFMRREIYGGFLGMKGADKPAHISQQLACAFHTAHYLKRILETIFVHHFSNDTMPIFNLFRNCGYYWGFASFISYFINHPDYTPVGETQMMVGFGVSALMQLGNLHCHIYQASLRSDGSKAYKEPKGGLFKVVTCANYCCEIYQWVGFNIATQSAMGWIFIACGAAQMAEWANAKHRRLRKLFPGFKRPFKLLPPFY, encoded by the exons ATGAAGCTCAAGGTTGTCTCTCGCTCCGGCAAGGCTCTCTTTCCCGACGGGCTGGAGGTCAAGGACTCg GCCACCACCGATGACCTCAAGGCCGCGTTCCACAAGATCAAGCGCAAGTACTACCCCACGCGCCAGAGGTTCACGCTCCAGGTCCCACCCGGCGCTCCCCCCAAGACGAGGGGCAccccgctcaccgcgggcaAATCGCTCAGCAAGGATTacggcctcgccgacggatcCACCGTGGTGTTCAAAGATCTCGGTCCCCAGGTGCCTTACGCCGTGGTGTTCCTCGCCGAGTACGCGGGCCCCATGCTGTGCTACCTTCCGTTCTTTTTCATGCGCCGAGAGATCTACGGCGGATTCCTGGGCATGAAGGGAGCGGACAAGCCCGCGCACATCTCTCAGCAGCTCGCGTGCGCGTTTCACACCGCGCACTACCTCAAGCGCATCCTCGAGACGATATTCGTGCACCACTTCTCCAACGACACGATGCCCATCTTCAACCTGTTCCGCAACTGCGGGTACTACTGGGGCTTCGCGTCTTTCATCTCCTACTTCATCAACCACCCGGATTACACTCCGGTTGGCGAGACGCAGATGATGGTGGGCTTCGGCGTCAGCGCGCTGATGCAGCTGGGTAACCTGCACTGCCACATCTACCAGGCCTCGCTCAGGTCTGACGGGAGCAAGGCGTACAAGGAGCCCAAGGGTGGGCTGTTCAAGGTGGTGACGTGCGCAAACTACTGCTGCGAGATTTACCAGTGGGTCGGTTTCAACATCGCCACGCAGAGCGCGATGGGCTGGATTTTCATCGcctgcggcgccgcgcagatgGCGGAGTGGGCGAACGCCAAGCACAGGAGGCTCAGGAAGCTCTTCCCGGGGTTCAAGCGCCCGTTCAAGCTCCTCCCGCCCTTCTACTAA
- a CDS encoding predicted protein, whose amino-acid sequence MSGASVASVPGRLGGVRAKPSNRAVDRARGRSSRRAGRRGDACVREAGAFTKLIEIPLARGVARAAVAPAKKFFLDGERRGESEIANVTVRAPDADVEAYDSAPMQALSGYDVGEVPFVMQAVCYYEETLDVGVLERGLSATLAKYPMLAGRLDLRTPGWEHKGAKLTNDGVPLRVVRDDNLRFEDLPQDYAGETRRFLDFSPWIDVMLGDAPLFTAKVTQCAGGGSVLGVCMSHAVSDGQGFIEFLVAWAKAAGGEAHPWGDPVFDRSLIPQPALAMSVDEMREMLTEEGFDNVPSVPMLGGALLAGRTLVPDFLRFPAGNRMMVSVNEANMRSLREASGASNDNEALSAHAWLALADLCELPVGTPLEHVTVVSGRGGRTGLPDMYFGNAAIGVCTGRVAVGDYSTLAQTRDGLRPGFTKAMMRRNKYLMLTEAAFRAGVNGFDFDIMAFMQGRMVWCNNLVEIYKKLYDLDFGGGGPTLALPPELNDIVQIQCSRPDRKTGAPAGANGVEMFINLPPAMMERVRRPEAIERLAGARGIR is encoded by the coding sequence ATGTCGGGCGCCTcggtcgcgtccgtccccgGGCGCCTCGGGGGCGTGCGAGCGAAGCCATcgaaccgcgccgtcgatcgcgcccgcggaagatcctcgcgccgggccggccgtcgcggcgacgcgtgcgtcagggaggcgggcgcgttcACGAAGCTGATCGAGATCCccttggcgcgcggcgtcgcgcgcgcggcggtggcgccggcgaagaaaTTCTTcctggacggcgagcgacggggcgagAGTGAAATCGCCAACGTCACCGTGCGAgcgccggacgcggacgtcgaggcgtaCGACAGCGCGCCGATGCAGGCGCTCAGCGGgtacgacgtcggcgaggttcCCTTCGTGATGCAGGCGGTGTGCTACTACGAGGAGACGCTCGACGTGGGGGTGCTGGAGCGGGGGTTGAGCGCGACGCTGGCCAAGTACCCGATGCTCGCGGGGCGGCTGGACCTGCGCACGCCGGGGTGGGAACACAAGGGCGCGAAGCTGACGAACGACGGAGTGCCCCTTAGggtcgtgcgcgacgacaACCTCAGGTTCGAAGATCTGCCGCAAGATTACGCCGGGGAGACGCGGAGGTTCCTGGATTTCTCGCCGTGGATCGACGTGATGCTGGGGGACGCGCCGCTGTTCACGGCGAAGGTGACGCAgtgcgcggggggcgggagcGTCCTGGGGGTTTGCATGTCGCACGCGGTGAGCGACGGTCAGGGGTTCATCGAGTTTTTAGTCGCGTGGGCGAaagccgcggggggcgaggcTCACCCCTGGGGCGATCCGGTGTTCGATCGATCGCTGATCCCGCagccggcgctcgcgatgtcCGTGGACGAGATGCGAGAGATGTTAACGGAGGAGGGCTTCGACAACGTGCCGTCGGTGCCcatgctcggcggcgcgctgctcgcgggtCGAACGCTGGTGCCGGATTTTCTTCGATTTCCCGCCGGGAACCGGATGATGGTGAGCGTCAACGAGGCGAACATGCGTTCCCTGCGCGAGgcgtccggggcgtcgaACGATAACGAGGCGCTGAGCGCGCACGCGTGGCTCGCGCTGGCGGATCTGTGCGAGCTTCCGGTCGGGACGCCGCTGGAGCACGTGACGGTTGTGAgcggacggggcgggcggaCCGGACTTCCCGACATGTACTTTggcaacgcggcgatcggcgtgtgcaccggtcgcgtcgcggttgGCGATTACTCGACTCTGGCGCAgacgcgcgacgggctcCGCCCGGGATTCACCAAGGCTATGATGCGACGCAACAAGTACCTGATGCTCACCGAGGCGGCGTTCCGCGCGGGGGTCAACGGTTTCGACTTTGACATCATGGCGTTCATGCAGGGCCGGATGGTGTGGTGCAACAACCTGGTGGAGATCTACAAGAAGCTGTACGACCTGgacttcggcggcggcggacccacTCTGGCGCTCCCGCCGGAGCTCAACGACATTGTTCAGATCCAGTGCTCGCGACCGGATAGGAAAACGGGAGCCCCCGCGGGTGCAAACGGCGTGGAGATGTTCATAAACCTTCCGCCGGCGATGATGGAACGGGTGCGTCGgcccgaggcgatcgagcgccTGGCGGGTGCGCGGGGGATCAGATGA
- a CDS encoding predicted protein — protein MRRGLLLLALLAGVGGSKLDNVARNNAFIGYTETKGKPCVVEDRDARCPRWASSDECARNPSFMMSTCAKSCGAPCEPEADDRLAKHANVGAVVFHTAQGDIRVRLREDLSPVVAGMFKAFASKPGASGSFYRSEAIPEPGAVDNFGGPGPPYALVQGRLDGNHRSDLPREGAPKVRRGHACLIGGGPDFFIAVGPHPEWGNGHTVWGEVDLHEMGAVDAITALDVKKETWGETHVTVLVHPLRFELSFEPPGWPGTLANLRGAGSAMLSDVDR, from the coding sequence ATGAGGCGGGGGTTGCTGCTcctggcgctcctcgcgggggTCGGGGGCTCGAAGCTCGACAACGTCGCCAGAAATAACGCGTTCATAGGATACACCGAGACCAAGGGGAAGCcgtgcgtcgtcgaggacagAGATGCGAGGTgtccgcggtgggcgtcCAGCGACGAGTGCGCCCGAAATCCGAGCTTCATGATGTCCACTTGCGCAAAGAGCTGCGGGGCGCCGTGCGAGCCGGAGGCGGACGATCGACTCGCGAAGCACGCGAACGTGGGCGCGGTGGTGTTTCACACCGCGCAGGGCGACATACGAGTCCGGCTCAGGGAAGACCTgtcgcccgtcgtcgccgggatGTTCaaggcgttcgcgtccaagcccggcgcgtccggcagCTTCTACCGAAGCGAAGCCATCCCGGAACCAGGCGCCGTCGACAATTTCGGAGGACCCGGTCCGCCCTACGCCCTGGTCCAGGGGAGACTCGACGGCAACCACAGGAGCGACCTGCCGAGGGAGGGCGCCCCGAAGGTTCGGCGAGGGCACGCTTGCCTCATCGGGGGAGGGCCAGACTTTTTCATCGCGGTCGGACCACATCCCGAATGGGGCAACGGGCACACCGTCTGGGGCGAGGTGGATCTTCACGAGATGGGAGCAGTGGACGCCATCACCGCGCTGGACGTCAAGAAGGAGACGTGGGGCGAGACGCACGTCACCGTGCTCGTGCACCCGCTCCGCTTCGAGCTATCGTTCGAGCCCCCCGGTTGGCCCGGCACCTTGGCcaaccttcgcggcgcgggcagcGCGATGTTGAGCGACGTCGATCGATGA
- a CDS encoding predicted protein, giving the protein MGSCSSKPGEVGAMPIAGVGRVEPMDPDVKREVVRRARESGTFATDADATWVGSPLPASVNRRVVSRDATKRPGPGPDASSSSSSASHFGATVAPRTLDYDGAGGRGSFSGAAVHPASLDEEERADGGVGDPSPDRVRAFRASPTPEEERGFGAGRLPWGSVDLTAPVTAADAFTFRDDDDDDDDDDAPKSPGGGPLTLRRARELQAEKERATASALGGAHRPVSREGGGASGFHPDSFAGSRPQSREWSGVASGARGPARRRVTAAEISGAMRARGGPSRGSDAAATPGADSSPGAEFPPRPERLGGKPESAGTDSSTEFERETDALLSRAAALMEEEEGLMEEEEEGLMEEEEGLMKEEEGLMEEEEEVVRASTAVSDAKGTAEGGPRGRMPMDADGRRESSRDEPPPPPPAAAAADTSPPSAASSSHHSGDENLPPPPASLAGTRGKVPLESVPVRALDRAVGGEDGAGARLERPPPKRGWVDEVDEVDKVDEVEAVEVDKVEDEGEGGTPDDVFLTAAVASVAPPSVAATSTPSEEAETSTSPTPTSPTTATVASAGARPGSAASRSNFVSKLPAPPPLSARNPKDGPQKPKGGTRANQNSRLASTFGRDAPAGPAARGPGTARAGARVRSTTSAGYRAPEPRATGGSVNPGLPSAEGETNAKGGTKKATYRDRIASGRRAATATATATATTTTATTERPAAAPLGTPRHPSSEPDAADGPVPSETPAKLRRREGGEGDDATSRSTTLEPTERVLTKAEEAKNRLRRNRRSSQSAVGAAGGFTARASDGGGGGSAGSAVSASVPSHPTSESARPAQKVGLSAAELADRLGSVKRVIKPRSSMPDLGRSRRAETTDGGPEKVDADAAVSDTNTAASTLEGGVPVVRGLDEAELVLRVDTLANEDALNATRSAVTRMTELLEYVDATSRRLGCEPQNVFGHLLFRCGAPTDPTSRQLRLNDAVDPTRLQRMVAVTAELRSLLRIKVQDNNDLQLAATALRETAGFFARLDAAAAACSKEPWRVLAAQRPGGRARGGRG; this is encoded by the coding sequence ATGGGCTCGTGCTCGAGTAAGCccggcgaggttggcgccATGCCCATCGCCGGGGTGGGCAGGGTCGAACCGATGGACCCCGACGTCAAGCGCGAGGtggtgcgacgcgcgcgggagtcGGGAACCTTCGCGACGGAtgccgacgcgacgtgggTCGGCAGCCCGCTGCCGGCGAGCGTCAACAGGCGGGTCGtgagccgcgacgcgaccaaGCGCCCCGGCCCGGgccccgacgcgtcctcctcgtcctcctcggcgtcgcacttcggcgcgacggtcgcgccgaggacgctggactacgacggcgccgggggccgGGGATCCttctccggcgcggcggtgcaccccgcgtccctcgacgaggaggagcgcgcggatggAGGAGTCGGAGATCCGTCTCCGGACAGGGTGCGCGCCTTCCGCGCGAGCCCaaccccggaggaggagcgcgggttcggcgcgggcaGACTCCCGTGGGGATCCGTCGACCTCACCGCCCccgtgaccgccgcggacgcgttcacgttccgcgacgacgacgacgacgacgacgacgacgacgctcccAAATCtccgggcggcggccccCTCACCctccgacgcgcgagggagctccaagccgagaaggagcgggccaccgcctccgcgctcggcggcgcgcacagGCCGGTGAGccgggagggcggcggggcgtccgGGTTCCACCCCGATTCCTTCGCGGGTTCGAGGCCCCAGAGCAGGGAGTggtccggcgtcgcgtccggcgcccggggacccgcgaggaggagggtcACAGCGGCGGAGATATCCggggcgatgcgcgcgcgcggcggcccgtCGCGGGgatcggacgccgccgcgactccgggtgccgactcgtccccgggtgccgagtttccgccgcgaccggagCGACTCGGGGGGAAACCCGAATCCGCCGGCACCGACTCGTCGACGGAGTTTGAGCGAGAGACGGACGCGCTGctcagccgcgccgccgcgctcatggaagaggaggaggggctcatggaggaggaggaggaggggctcatggaagaggaggaggggctcatgaaggaggaggaggggctcatggaggaggaggaggaggtcgttcgagcgtcgacggcggtgagcgacgcgaaggggACCGCCGAGGGAGGACCCCGAGGGAGGATGCcgatggacgccgacggtCGCCGGGAGTCGAGCCGggacgagccgccgccgccgccgcccgccgccgccgccgccgacacctcccccccgtccgccgcctcctcctcccaccACTCGGGGGATGAGAACctcccgcctccgcccgcctccctcgcggggACTCGCGGAAAGGTGCCGCTCGAGTCGGTTCCGGTCCGAGCGCTCGACCgggccgtcggcggggaggatggcgcgggggcgcgactCGAGAGGCCACCGCCGAAGCGGGGCTGGGTGGATGAGGTGGATGAGGTGGATAAGgtggacgaggtggaggcggtggaggtggaTAAGGTGGAGGATGAAGGTGAGGGGGGAACCCCGGACGACGTCTTCTTGACCGCTGCGGTTGCGTCCGTCGCTCCTCCCTCCgtggccgcgacgtcgaccccgtcggaggaggctgagacgtcgacctcaccgacgccgacctcaccgacgacggcgaccgtcgcgtccgccggcgcACGGCCggggtccgccgcgtcgcgatcgaacTTCGTCTCCAaactccccgcgccgccgccgctctcggcgCGAAACCCGAAGGATGGACCACAAAAGCCAAAGGGGGGAACGCGAGCGAACCAAAACTCTCGACTCGCGTCCACCTTTGGCAGGGACGCacccgcgggacccgcggcgagggggcCGGGGACGGCTcgagcgggcgcgagggttcgATCCACCACGTCGGCGGGGTACAGGGCGCCGGAGCCGAGGGCGACCGGGGGGTCGGTGAACCCGGGCCTCCCATCAGCCGAAGGGGAAACAAACGCCAAGGGGGGGACGAAGAAGGCGACGTACAGGGACAGGATCGcgagcgggcgacgcgcggcgacggcgacggcgacggcgacggcgacgacgacgacggcgacgaccgaacgacccgcggcggcacccctcggcacccctcggcacccctcATCCGaaccggacgccgccgacggcccCGTGCCGTCCGAGACGCCCGCCAAGCTgagacgccgcgagggcggagagggcgacgacgccacctcccggtcgacgacgctcgAGCCGACCGAGCGCGTGCTGACCAaagccgaggaggccaagaaCAGGCTGCGACGCAACAGGCGATCGAGCCAGAGCGCCGTCGGggccgccggcggcttcACCGCGAGGGCttcggacggcggcggcggcggctcggcgggctcggcggttTCCGCTTCGGTCCCCTCGCACCCGACGTCGGAgtcggcgaggcccgcgcAGAAAGTCGgtctctccgcggcggaacTCGCGGATAGGCTCGGGTCGGTCAAGCGGGTGATCAAGCCGAGGTCTTCGATGCCGGACCTCGGCaggtcgcgccgggcggagacgacggACGGTGGACCCGAGAAGGTTGACGCGGACGCAGCCGTGTCCGACACAAACACGGCTGCGTCGAccctcgagggcggcgtcccgGTCGTTCGCGGGTTGGACGAGGCTGAGCTGGTGCTGCGGGTGGACACGCTGGCgaacgaggacgcgctcaacgcgacgcgatcggcggtgacgcgcatgaccgagctgctcgagtacgtcgacgcgacgtcgaggcggctTGGGTGCGAGCCGCAGAACGTCTTTGGCCACCTGCTCTTTCGGTGCGGCGCGCCCACGGATCCGACGTCGCGGCAACTCCGCCtcaacgacgcggtggaccccACGCGGCTCCAGCGCATGgtcgcggtcaccgccgagctccgaTCGCTCCTCCGGATCAAGGTTCAGGACAACAACGACCttcagctcgcggcgacggcgctgcgaGAGACGGCGGGGTTTTtcgctcgcctcgacgcggcggcggcggcgtgctcgaaGGAGCCGTGGagggtcctcgccgcgcagcgaCCGGgtgggcgcgcgaggggcgggcgggggtgA